The following DNA comes from Sphingobacteriales bacterium.
TTGAACGTTTTTTTGCTTTCCTTTCGCTGTTTACCTTTTCCATGATGGGACTGGTGGTAGCACCCAATATTTTTCAGATGTATATTTTCTGGGAGCTTGTCGGGGTGTCGTCTTTCCTGCTTATCGGATTTTACTATCAAAAACCTTCTGCCGTAGCGGCATCTAAAAAGGCATTTATTGTTACACGTTTTGCCGACCTTGGATTCCTGATTGGCATTCTGATTCTTTCTTACATCAACGGAACATTTGATTTTCTGAGCATTACCAGTCCTGAAGGTATTGCAGTTACTAAAAATTCAGGTCTGACATTTCTCGGATTTTCGGCTGCTACCTGGGCAATGATGCTGATATTCATGGGTGGTGCAGGCAAATCGGCCATGTTTCCTCTCCACATCTGGCTTCCGGACGCGATGGAAGGCCCAACGCCCGTTTCAGCCCTTATTCATGCTGCCACCATGGTCGTAGCTGGTGTTTATCTGGTAGCCCGTCTTTTCCCTCTGTATTATTTTACCAATCCCAATACCCTTCACCTGATAGCCTATATTGGCGGGTTTACCTCTCTTTTTGCTGCTGTCATTGCCTGTACGCAATACGACATCAAGCGTATTCTGGCCTATTCCACCCTTTCACAGATTGGCTATATGATACTTTCACTGGGGGTTTCAGGTTATGGGGGAGAAGAAGGACTTGGCTATATGGCTTCGATGTTCCATCTTTTTACCCATGCCATGTTTAAGGCTCTGCTCTTTCTTGGTGCAGGCTCCATTATTCATGCTGTTCATTCCAACTACATGAATGATATGGGCGGCCTGAGAAAATACCTGCCCATCACCCATCTTACCTTTTTGATTGCCTGTATTACCATTGCAGGTATTCCGGGTTTTTCGGCCTTTTATAGCAAAGATGAAATTCTGGTCGCTGCCTTTCACCACGATAAGATTTTATTCGGCATAGAATTGTTTGTGGCCGGACTGACAGCATTTTATATGTTCCGCTTGTATTTCAACGTTTTCTGGGGTGCCGATCGCCATTATCACCACACTCCGCATGAATCTCCTTATGTCATGACCATTCCTTTAATTTTCCTGGCCATTGCTTCAGTTCTGGCCGGTTATCTTCCTTTCAGCGAATTTATTTCTTCCGACTACAGGCCATTTGAAACCGAAATGCATTACAATATAGCCATTCCCTCGGTTCTGGTCGGGCTCATCGGTATTGCCATCGCCTGGCTGCTCTATCGCAAAGTTAACAATGCACCTGATAAAATCGTGAAATCTCTTGGGCTTCTGCATACTTCTGCTTTTAACAAATTCTACATTGATGAAATTTACCTTTTTATCACCAAGAAGATTTTATTCAATCTGGTATCGCGTCCGGTGGCATGGTTCGACAGGCATATTGTGGATGGAACCATGAACGGAATAGCATGGACAATTGAATATACTTCCGAGAAAATAAAAGGTTTTCAATCGGGGCAACTCCAGCAATATGCCCTTGTTTTTGTGTCGGGAGCCGTATTTTTCCTTCTTGTGTTCCTTTATCTTTTCTTTAACTAAAAAAATGTCTGAATTCATGAATATACTGAATCTGTTTGTCATTATTCCGCTGCTGACCATTTTTGGAATATTGTTTACAAAAGGCCTGAAAGGAGCGAGGGTCGTTTCCGCCATTGGCATGGGTATTCAACTTATTCTGGCCATTGTGCTTGCTGTCTGGGTTCATCACCTGCGCAAAAGCGGAGTTACTGATGAGATTTTGTTTATGACCGACTATGTCTGGTTCCCTTCACTTAACATTCATTATCTGATTGGAGTTGACGGCATTTCTTCCTCCATGATTCTGCTGACAGCCATCGTGGTTTTTGCAGGCATTTTTGCTTCCTGGGAAATGGAAGATTTGCAACGTGAGTTTTTTATTTCCCTTATTTTACTGGCTACTGGCGTTTTCGGATTTTTTATTTCCCTCGATTTATTCACGCTGTTCCTGTTTTATGAACTGGCAGTGATCCCGATGTATCTGCTGATTGGTATCTGGGGAACAGGGCCAAAAGAATATTCCGCCATGAAACTGACTTTGATGCTGATGGCGGGTTCTGCTATTCTGCTAGTGGGTGTTTTCGGATTGTATTTCAACTCTGCAGGGCCTGACGGTCAGCTGACTTTCAGCATTCCGGCACTTGCAAGGCTCGACATTCCCAAAAACATTCAGATGTTCTTTTTCCCCTTTCTTTTTGTCGGATTCGGGGTACTTGGGGCATTGTTCCCGTTCCACACATGGTCTCCAGATGGTCATGCCTCAGCACCAACAGCTGTTTCGATGCTGCATGCAGGGGTGCTGATGAAACTCGGAGGATACGGTTGCTTTAAAATTGCCATGTATCTCTTACCGGAGGCTGCTAACGAA
Coding sequences within:
- the nuoL gene encoding NADH-quinone oxidoreductase subunit L, with the protein product MDIYSLTPLILAIPFAMFLFIGLLGTKFKPVFSGILGTSGLAAVFILSLLTAYRYFWVDGMADHTYRMFVAAETTWLTFTEKLIIKGGVLIDPISVMMLIVVSTVSLMVHIYSIGYMKGEKGFERFFAFLSLFTFSMMGLVVAPNIFQMYIFWELVGVSSFLLIGFYYQKPSAVAASKKAFIVTRFADLGFLIGILILSYINGTFDFLSITSPEGIAVTKNSGLTFLGFSAATWAMMLIFMGGAGKSAMFPLHIWLPDAMEGPTPVSALIHAATMVVAGVYLVARLFPLYYFTNPNTLHLIAYIGGFTSLFAAVIACTQYDIKRILAYSTLSQIGYMILSLGVSGYGGEEGLGYMASMFHLFTHAMFKALLFLGAGSIIHAVHSNYMNDMGGLRKYLPITHLTFLIACITIAGIPGFSAFYSKDEILVAAFHHDKILFGIELFVAGLTAFYMFRLYFNVFWGADRHYHHTPHESPYVMTIPLIFLAIASVLAGYLPFSEFISSDYRPFETEMHYNIAIPSVLVGLIGIAIAWLLYRKVNNAPDKIVKSLGLLHTSAFNKFYIDEIYLFITKKILFNLVSRPVAWFDRHIVDGTMNGIAWTIEYTSEKIKGFQSGQLQQYALVFVSGAVFFLLVFLYLFFN
- a CDS encoding NADH-quinone oxidoreductase subunit M is translated as MNILNLFVIIPLLTIFGILFTKGLKGARVVSAIGMGIQLILAIVLAVWVHHLRKSGVTDEILFMTDYVWFPSLNIHYLIGVDGISSSMILLTAIVVFAGIFASWEMEDLQREFFISLILLATGVFGFFISLDLFTLFLFYELAVIPMYLLIGIWGTGPKEYSAMKLTLMLMAGSAILLVGVFGLYFNSAGPDGQLTFSIPALARLDIPKNIQMFFFPFLFVGFGVLGALFPFHTWSPDGHASAPTAVSMLHAGVLMKLGGYGCFKIAMYLLPEAANEMAWIFIILTTISVVYGAFGAIWQKDLKYINAYSSVSHCGLVLFALLMMNRTAMNGAILQMISHGLMTALFFALIGMIYGRTHTRYINQMSGLMKVIPFIAVVYVIAGLASLGLPGLSGFVAEMTIFVGAFQHPDVFHRVATILATTAIVVTAVYILRVVGQFLLGQIKDPHHEELTDAKWWEKLSLVSLLLPIAGIGMLPLWLSNTIFDGLKPIVEQFTMLLP